Proteins from a single region of Bactrocera neohumeralis isolate Rockhampton unplaced genomic scaffold, APGP_CSIRO_Bneo_wtdbg2-racon-allhic-juicebox.fasta_v2 cluster10, whole genome shotgun sequence:
- the LOC126765315 gene encoding piggyBac transposable element-derived protein 2-like isoform X2 translates to MQRVYLILQATTEEIVGWLQDLNEDDDAEIIENINNANFIDVTLLPTEEQELSDCDDADEDDEGTLGDLGRGVLKRACEIRTDNSEVEEQQFLNEASSSLAPRTRTSTQRKTKKRKICRKWSKIVLKASECSITAIREHTPDIVADILENYISPIQLFKRIFDSEFMECIQSETVKYAINKGDEAFTVSLEELYTYFGILILSGYNKVPAISMYWQTESDVYNHLVTNRWSRILVSILSSSLYEENQFAMDTKFGV, encoded by the exons ATGCAGCGGGTCTACCTAATATT ACAAGCAACAACTGAGGAGATAGTTGGATGGCTCCAAGATTTAAATGAAGATGATGATGCAGAGATTATAGAAAACATCAATAATGCCAATTTTATTGATGTGACTTTGCTCCCCACCGAAGAACAGGAGTTATCCGATTGCGATGACGCAGATGAAGACGATGAAGGTACACTGGGTGATTTGGGTCGTGGAGTTCTTAAAAGGGCATGTGAAATAAGAACTGATAACTCAGAAGTGGAGGAGCAACAGTTTCTAAATGAAGCGAGCAGTTCACTAGCCCCACGTACAAGGACTTCAACTCAaaggaaaactaaaaaaaggaaGATTTGCCGAAAATGGTCCAAGATAGTACTAAAAGCAAGTGAATGTTCTATCACAGCAATACGCGAACATACTCCGGACATTGTAGcagatattttggaaaattatataagtccaatacaactttttaaaagaatttttgataGCGAATTTATGGAATGTATACAATCAGAGACTGTTAAGTACGCCATAAACAAAGGAGATGAAGCTTTCACCGTAAGTCTTGAGGAGTTATACACATATTTCGGTATCCTTATACTAAGTGGATACAACAAG gttCCAGCTATTAGCATGTACTGGCAGACAGAAAGTGATGTGTACAATCATTTAGTG ACGAATCGATGGAGCCGTATTTTGGTAAGCATTCTTTCAAGCAGTTTATACGAGGAAAACCAATTCGCTATGGATACAAAATTTGGTGTATGA
- the LOC126765315 gene encoding uncharacterized protein LOC126765315 isoform X3, producing MQRVYLILQATTEEIVGWLQDLNEDDDAEIIENINNANFIDVTLLPTEEQELSDCDDADEDDEGTLGDLGRGVLKRACEIRTDNSEVEEQQFLNEASSSLAPRTRTSTQRKTKKRKICRKWSKIVLKASECSITAIREHTPDIVADILENYISPIQLFKRIFDSEFMECIQSETVKYAINKGDEAFTVSLEELYTYFGILILSGYNKLLACTGRQKVMCTII from the exons ATGCAGCGGGTCTACCTAATATT ACAAGCAACAACTGAGGAGATAGTTGGATGGCTCCAAGATTTAAATGAAGATGATGATGCAGAGATTATAGAAAACATCAATAATGCCAATTTTATTGATGTGACTTTGCTCCCCACCGAAGAACAGGAGTTATCCGATTGCGATGACGCAGATGAAGACGATGAAGGTACACTGGGTGATTTGGGTCGTGGAGTTCTTAAAAGGGCATGTGAAATAAGAACTGATAACTCAGAAGTGGAGGAGCAACAGTTTCTAAATGAAGCGAGCAGTTCACTAGCCCCACGTACAAGGACTTCAACTCAaaggaaaactaaaaaaaggaaGATTTGCCGAAAATGGTCCAAGATAGTACTAAAAGCAAGTGAATGTTCTATCACAGCAATACGCGAACATACTCCGGACATTGTAGcagatattttggaaaattatataagtccaatacaactttttaaaagaatttttgataGCGAATTTATGGAATGTATACAATCAGAGACTGTTAAGTACGCCATAAACAAAGGAGATGAAGCTTTCACCGTAAGTCTTGAGGAGTTATACACATATTTCGGTATCCTTATACTAAGTGGATACAACAAG CTATTAGCATGTACTGGCAGACAGAAAGTGATGTGTACAATCATTTAG
- the LOC126765315 gene encoding piggyBac transposable element-derived protein 2-like isoform X1: MQRVYLILQATTEEIVGWLQDLNEDDDAEIIENINNANFIDVTLLPTEEQELSDCDDADEDDEGTLGDLGRGVLKRACEIRTDNSEVEEQQFLNEASSSLAPRTRTSTQRKTKKRKICRKWSKIVLKASECSITAIREHTPDIVADILENYISPIQLFKRIFDSEFMECIQSETVKYAINKGDEAFTVSLEELYTYFGILILSGYNKVPAISMYWQTESDVYNHLVVGSMARNKFEKIHRYLHINFIFCRRIDGAVFW; encoded by the exons ATGCAGCGGGTCTACCTAATATT ACAAGCAACAACTGAGGAGATAGTTGGATGGCTCCAAGATTTAAATGAAGATGATGATGCAGAGATTATAGAAAACATCAATAATGCCAATTTTATTGATGTGACTTTGCTCCCCACCGAAGAACAGGAGTTATCCGATTGCGATGACGCAGATGAAGACGATGAAGGTACACTGGGTGATTTGGGTCGTGGAGTTCTTAAAAGGGCATGTGAAATAAGAACTGATAACTCAGAAGTGGAGGAGCAACAGTTTCTAAATGAAGCGAGCAGTTCACTAGCCCCACGTACAAGGACTTCAACTCAaaggaaaactaaaaaaaggaaGATTTGCCGAAAATGGTCCAAGATAGTACTAAAAGCAAGTGAATGTTCTATCACAGCAATACGCGAACATACTCCGGACATTGTAGcagatattttggaaaattatataagtccaatacaactttttaaaagaatttttgataGCGAATTTATGGAATGTATACAATCAGAGACTGTTAAGTACGCCATAAACAAAGGAGATGAAGCTTTCACCGTAAGTCTTGAGGAGTTATACACATATTTCGGTATCCTTATACTAAGTGGATACAACAAG gttCCAGCTATTAGCATGTACTGGCAGACAGAAAGTGATGTGTACAATCATTTAGTGGTAGGTTCAATGGCGAGgaataagtttgaaaaaatacatCGCTACCTTCACATCAACTTCATTTTCTGTAGACGAATCGATGGAGCCGTATTTTGGTAA